The following are encoded in a window of Diorhabda sublineata isolate icDioSubl1.1 chromosome 3, icDioSubl1.1, whole genome shotgun sequence genomic DNA:
- the LOC130441027 gene encoding inactive tyrosine-protein kinase 7-like, which yields MFILISALLMCLLCGVVQGKEEPYFVKTPKDVDVVTGNSVTLQCEVTPDSGMRYYWELNGSKIANTTRRHQQGSNLHITRVDREKDSGQFTCIAEDTTGQATAITSSPATINIQCQPLYQSLTQPAKGPLYVQIEKTAFASFSRPGLTYSSLVQENNSIVDRFLSRSSN from the exons atgtttatattaatttctgCATTGTTGATGTGTCTGTTGT GTGGTGTTGTACAAGGAAAAGAGGAACCTTATTTCGTGAAAACCCCAAAAGACGTTGATGTGGTTACAGGCAATTCCGTAACTCTCCAGTGCGAAGTAACACCCGACAGCGGAATGAGATATTACTGGGAATTAAATG GTTCTAAAATAGCTAATACCACTCGCCGACATCAACAAGGTAGCAATTTACATATAACTCGCGTGGATCGAGAAAAGGATTCCGGTCAATTCACTTGTATAGCCGAGGACACGACAGGACAAGCGACCGCTATCACCAGTTCGCCGGCTACAATCAACATTCAAT GTCAACCGTTGTATCAATCTTTGACACAACCTGCCAAGGGACCCTTATACGTTCAAATCGAAAAAACAGCTTTTGCTTCTTTTTCTAGACCTGGTTTGACATACTCTTCTTTGGTTCAGGAAAATAACAGCATTGTGGACCGTTTTTTAAGTAGAAGTTCGAACTAA